In one Saimiri boliviensis isolate mSaiBol1 chromosome 21, mSaiBol1.pri, whole genome shotgun sequence genomic region, the following are encoded:
- the ARSA gene encoding arylsulfatase A gives MFMGAPRTLLLALAAGLAAARPPNIVLIFADDLGYGDLGCYGHPSSTTPNLDQLAAGGLRFTDFYVPVSLCTPSRAALLTGRLPVRMGMYPGVLVPSSRGGLPLEEVTLAEVLAAQGYLTGMAGKWHLGVGPEGAFLPPHQGFHRFLGIPYSHDQGPCQNLTCFPPDTPCDGGCDQGLVPIPLLANLSVEAQPPWLPGLEARYIAFAHDLMADAQRQDRPFFLYYASHHTHYPQFSGQSFAERSGRGPFGDSLMELDAAVGALMTAIGDLGLLEETLVIFTADNGPETMRMSRGGCSGLLRCGKGTTYEGGVREPALAFWPGHITPGVTHELSSSLDLLPTLAALAGAPLPNVTLDGFDLSDLLLGTGKSPRQSLFFYPSYPDEVHGVFAVRNGKYKAHFFTQGSAHSETTPDPACHASSSLTAHEPPLLYDLSEDPGENYNLLGGVAKATPEVLQAMKQLQLLKAQLDASVTFGPSQVARGEDPNLQICCQPSCTPHPACCHCPDPHR, from the exons ATGTTCATGGGGGCACCGCGGACCCTCCTCCTGGCCCTGGCTGCTGGCCTAgccgccgcccgcccgcccaACATCGTGCTGATCTTTGCTGACGACCTCGGCTATGGGGATTTGGGCTGCTATGGGCACCCCAGCTCTACCACCCCCAACCTGGACCAGCTGGCAGCAGGGGGGCTGCGGTTCACGGACTTCTACGTGCCTGTATCTCTGTGCACACCCTCTCG GGCCGCCCTCCTGACCGGCCGGCTTCCGGTTCGGATGGGCATGTACCCTGGAGTCCTGGTTCCCAGCTCCCGGGGGGGTCTGCCCCTGGAGGAGGTGACCCTGGCCGAGGTCCTGGCTGCCCAAGGCTACCTCACAGGAATGGCTGGCAAGTGGCACcttggggtggggcctgaggggGCTTTCCTGCCCCCGCATCAGGGCTTCCATCGATTTCTAGGCATTCCATACTCCCACGACCAG GGCCCCTGCCAGAACCTGACCTGCTTCCCTCCGGATACACCCTGTGATGGCGGCTGTGACCAGGGCCTGGTCCCCATCCCACTGTTGGCCAACCTGTCAGTAGAGGCACAGCCCCCCTGGCTGCCTGGACTAGAGGCCCGATACATTGCATTCGCCCATGACCTCATGGCTGACGCCCAGCGCCAGGATCGCCCCTTCTTCCTGTACTACGCCTCTCAC CATACCCACTACCCTCAGTTCAGTGGGCAGAGCTTTGCAGAGCGTTCAGGCCGAGGGCCATTTGGGGACTCACTGATGGAGCTGGATGCAGCTGTGGGGGCCCTGATGACAGCCATAGGGGACCTGGGACTGCTTGAAGAGACGCTGGTCATCTTCACGGCAGACAACGG ACCTGAGACGATGCGAATGTCCCGAGGCGGCTGCTCTGGCCTCCTGAGGTGCGGAAAGGGGACGACCTACGAGGGGGGTGTCCGagagcctgccttggccttctggcCAGGTCACATCACTCCTG GCGTGACCCACGAGCTGTCCAGCTCCCTGGACCTGCTGCCTACCCTGGCAGCCCTGGCTGGGGCCCCACTGCCCAATGTCACCTTGGATGGCTTTGACCTCAGCGACCTGCTGCTGGGCACAGGCAAG AGCCCTCGGCAGTCTCTCTTCTTCTACCCGTCCTACCCAGATGAGGTCCATGGGGTTTTTGCCGTGCGGAATGGAAAATACAAAGCTCATTTCTTCACCCAGG GCTCTGCTCACAGTGAGAccactccagaccctgcctgCCATGCCTCCAGCTCTCTGACAGCTCATGAGCCCCCGCTGCTCTACGACTTGTCTGAGGACCCTGGTGAAAACTACAACCTGCTGGGGGGTGTGGCCAAGGCCACCCCAGAGGTGCTGCAGGCCATGAAGCAGCTTCAGCTGCTCAAGGCCCAGTTAGATGCTTCTGTGACCTTCGGCCCCAGCCAGGTGGCCCGGGGTGAGGACCCCAACCTGCAAATCTGCTGCCAGCCCAGCTGTACTCCCCACCCAGCCTGCTGCCACT